Proteins encoded within one genomic window of Lynx canadensis isolate LIC74 chromosome B4, mLynCan4.pri.v2, whole genome shotgun sequence:
- the MIEF1 gene encoding mitochondrial dynamics protein MID51, translating into MAGSGERKGKKDDNGIGTAIDFVLSNARLVLGVGGAAMLGIATLAVKRMYDRAISAPTSPTRLSHPGKRSWEEPNWMGSPRLLNKEMKTGLSRSLQTLPTDSSAFDADTFCPPRPKPLARKGQVDLKKSRLRMSLQEKLLTYYRNRAAIPAGEQARAKQAAVDICAELRSFLRAKLPDMPLRDMYLSGSLYDDLQVVTADHIQLIVPLVLEQNLWSCIPGEDTIMNVPGFCLVRRENPEYFPRGSSYWDRCVVGGYLSPKTVADTFEKVVAGSINWPAIGSLLDYVIRPAPPPEALTLEVQYERDKHLVIDFLPSVTLGDTVLVARPHRLAQYDNLWRLSLRPAETARLRALDQADSGCRSLCLKILKAICKSTPALGHLTASQLTNVILHLAQEEADWSPDMLADRFLQALRGLISYLEAGVLPSALNPKVNLFAELTPEEIDELGYTLYCSLSEPEVLLHT; encoded by the exons ATGGCAGGCTCTGGTGAGCGCAAAGGCAAGAAGGATGACAATGGCATCGGCACGGCCATTGATTTCGTGCTCTCCAATGCCCGGCTGGTGCTGGGGGTGGGCGGAGCAGCCATGCTGGGCATCGCCACACTGGCAGTTAAGCGG ATGTACGATAGGGCGATCAGTGCCCCTACCAGCCCCAcccgcctgagccatccagggaagAGGAGCTGGGAAGAACCGAACTGGATGGGCTCACCCCGACtgctgaataaagaaatgaagacaggCCTGAGCCGGTCCCTGCAGACCCTTCCCACAGACTCCTCAGCCTTTGACGCAG ATACATTCTGCCCGCCCCGGCCCAAGCCATTGGCCAGGAAGGGCCAGGTAGACTTGAAGAAGTCACGGCTCCGCATGTCCCTGCAGGAGAAACTTCTTACTTACTACCGGAACCGGGCGGCCATCCCTGCTGGTGAGCAGGCTCGGGCCAAGCAAGCTGCCGTGGACATATGTGCCGAGCTCCGGAGCTTCCTGCGGGCCAAGTTGCCGGACATGCCGCTCCGGGACATGTACCTGAGTGGCAGCCTCTATGACGACCTGCAG GTGGTGACAGCTGACCACATCCAACTCATCGTGCCCCTGGTGCTGGAGCAGAACCTGTGGTCGTGTATCCCTGGTGAGGACACCATCATGAATGTCCCCGGCTTCTGCCTGGTTCGCCGTGAGAACCCGGAGTATTTTCCTCGTGGTAGCAGCTACTGGGACCGCTGCGTAGTAGGGGGCTACCTTTCCCCCAAGACGGTGGCAGACACATTTGAGAAGGTAGTGGCTGGCTCCATCAACTGGCCAGCCATAGGGTCCCTCTTGGACTACGTGATCCGACCGGCACCACCCCCAGAAGCCCTGACTTTGGAAGTGCAGTATGAGCGCGACAAGCATCTCGTCATCGACTTCCTGCCGTCGGTGACCCTCGGCGACACCGTCTTGGTAGCCAGACCACACCGGCTGGCCCAGTATGACAACCTGTGGCGGCTGAGCCTGCGGCCCGCAGAGACGGCACGCCTGCGGGCTCTGGACCAGGCCGACTCGGGCTGCCGATCTCTGTGCCTCAAGATCCTCAAGGCCATATGCAAGTCCACTCCGGCTCTGGGCCACCTCACTGCCAGCCAGCTCACCAACGTCATCCTCCACTTGGCCCAGGAGGAGGCTGACTGGTCTCCAGATATGTTGGCCGACCGATTCTTGCAGGCCTTGAGGGGACTCATCAGCTACCTAGAGGCCGGAGTCCTGCCCAGTGCCCTGAACCCCAAGGTGAACTTGTTTGCAGAGCTCACTCCTGAAGAAATAGATGAATTGGGATATACGCTCTATTGCTCCTTGTCTGAGCCGGAGGTGCTGCTGCACACGTAG